In the Nitrospinota bacterium genome, ACAAGGCGGCTGTCAAGGCAAGGGATATGGGAATGAAAAAACTGGAAGTCCATGTGAAAGGGCCGGGATCAGGACGGGAGTCTGCGATACGGTCTTTGCAGGCCGCGGGAATGGAAGTTCTTGTTATTCGTGATAAGACACCCATTCCGCATAATGGGTGCCGCCCAAGAAAACGTCGCAGAGTTTAATTGCGTAAAACCGAAAGGAGAAGCTGAATTTGGCCAGGTATACAGGTTCTGTTTGTCGACTGTGTCGGCGAGAAGGCATAAAATTGTATTTGAAAGGTTCCCGTTGCGAGACGGCTAAGTGTGCTATTGAAAAACGAGCATACCCTCCCGGACAGCATGGACAGGGAAGGAAGAAATTCTCGGAATACGGGGTGCAGCTTCGTGAAAAACAAAAGGTAAAACGGATTTATGGAGTGCTGGAAAAGCAGTTTAGAAACTACTTTTTTGCCGCGGATAAGAAAAAAGGCATTACCGGCGAAAACCTCCTGCAAAATTTAGAGTTGCGGATGGATAATGTTATTTATAGGATGGGGCTGGCTTCTTCAAGAAGCACGGCTCGCCAGTTGGTCAGGCATGGACACTTTACCGTTAACGGAAAAAAGGTCAACATCCCGTCTTATTCTCTCGGTCAAGGGGATACGATAGCCGTAAACCCCAATAAAGAAAAAAAGGCGCCTGTTAAAAACGCTATTGAGAATATTAAAGATAAAACTTTGCCGGACTGGCTGTCATTTGATGTGGATAGCAAACAGGGCATTGTGCAGGCTTTGCCAACAAGAGAGCATGTAACCATGCCAATTGAGGAACAGCTGATCGTTGAGCTTTACTCACGTTAAAGCTGATTGGATTCTCACAACAAACTAATTAAAAACTTTCCCTAATCAAGAGGTCGGAGACTTCATGTTCACAGCCCAAGGAATCGTTAAACCTAAGCGATTAGAATTTGATAAGAAAAACAAGTCGGAGTTTTACGGAAAGCTCAGTGCTGGTCCGTTCGAGCGCGGGTATGGGGTGACAATCGGTAATTCATTGAGAAGGATGCTCTTGTCATCCATCGAAGGTGCCGCCATTGTAGCCGTAAAATTTGAGGGAATTTTTCATGAGTTTTCCTCTATTCCTGGAGTGGTNNNNNNNNNNNNNNNNNNNNNNNNNNNNNNNNNNNNNNNNNNNNNNNNNNNNNNNNNNNNNNNNNNNNNNNNNNNNNNNNNNNNNNNNNNNNNNNNNNNNGCGGGTATGGGGTGACAATCGGTAATTCATTGAGAAGGATGCTCTTGTCATCCATCGAAGGTGCCGCCATTGTAGCCGTAAAATTTGAGGGAATTTTTCATGAGTTTTCCTCTATTCCTGGAGTGGTCGAGGATGTTACGGAAATTATACTAAACTTAAAGCAGGTCAACCTCAAGCTGACCGGTGACGCGACTTCAAAACGGATTTATATCAAAGCTTCAGAGCCGGGTACGGTTTGCGCTAAAGACATTTCAGCTGATCCGGATATAGAGGTTCTGAACCCTGATCTTCCTGTCTTGACGATTGATCAAAGTACCGATGTCGAAATAGAAATGATCGTGAGAAAAGGCCGGGGCTATGTTCCTGCTGACCGTCACAACATTGAAAATGAGTCAGTTCAAATGATTCCAGTGGATGCCAGTTTCTCTCCAATTGAGAAGATCACCTATCATGTGGAGAATACACGTGTTGGTCAATCTACGGATTATGACTCTTTGGTTATGGAATTGTGGACCAATGGAGGCATTACGCCTGAAGATGCAGTGGCTCATGCCGCCAAGATTGTTAAAGACCATATGCAGATCTTTATCAACTTCGATGAAGAGCCGGAACCGGTACAGCCTCAAGTTGATGAGAAAAAACAAAAGTTACTGACAAATATGGCGAAATGTGTTGAAGAGCTGGAGCTCTCAGTGCGGTCCTATAATTGTCTCAAAAATGCCAATATCCAGACTATTGCCGAACTGGTTCAAAAGACGGATGGTGAAATGCTTAAAACCAGAAACTTCGGTAGAAAATCTCTCAATGAGATTAAGGAAATTTTAGAGGACATGGGTCTTCATTTGGGTATGAAGGTCGATGAGGATGATCTCAAGCAGATCATTCAAGCCCAGAAGAAAAAGGAAATAGATACCGAAGTTGATCTTTAGCGGTTCTGCTTAAGTGAAGCTATAACAGGAGTGATAAACAACCATGCGGCATTTAAAAGCAGGTAGAAAATTTGGAAGGAGCTCTGCTCATCGGAAAGCATTGTTCAGAAACCTTGTTGGTGCTCTGATCCAAAGAGAGCGTATCCAGACCACTTTGGCTAAAGCCAAGGAGTTGAGGGGCAAGGTGGAAAAAACCATCACGCTGGGTAAAAGGGGTACACTTCATGCCCGTCGTCAAGCTTTTAAAATGGTGCCTGCTAAAGATGCTGTTCAAAAAGTATTTGGGCCGCTTGCGGAGCGTTATGCAAGCCGACCTGGTGGGTATACCCGGATCATTCGTATAGGCCATCGCAAAGGGGATGATGCCCCAATGGCGTTTATTGAACTGGTTGACCGTGAAGGTGAGGCGGCACCAAAAGCAAAAGCCGAGGCTAAAAAGGAAGCTAAAGACAGCAAACCAAAAGTGACGAAGAAAGCCGAACCGCAAGCAAAAGAAACGGCAGCCAAAGAAAAACCCAAAGCAACGGCTCCTAAAAAAGCGAAGGCTGATCCTGAGAAAAAGAAAACAGACTTTAAAAAAGAATCTAAATAAAAGTCTGAAGATAAAAAGAAGAAATAATCCCTATTGGCTAAGCCCGGCAGGAGCCGGGTCTCATCTCGTACAAAAAAGACAGAAAAGCGCTCCTTGATGTTGCATCCCTCACTATAGACAGTTAGGGGGAACTCCTGTGGGGTCCTGTTTAAATCTGTAGTTCGTATTCTCTTTGATATATTTCAAAAGATCATCATAGCTCTTAAAGTGCTCGGTAAAGCCATAGTCGTCACCTGTGTATTCGCAGGACTCTGTACTATGTTCACGGCACATATAGGGACGATGTTCATAAATGGCGCATTTATTGTCGGGCATTAAAAAGTTGCACCGGTTGTGAATCATGATGTACCAGTCGTTCCGGTAGATGTAGAATGAAACGTTTTCATGCGCGATTTTCCACAATAAACTTTCATAGTCACGCCGGTCTTCAGGTTCATCAATTCCGAAAGCGAAATAATTGCAACAATAAGCCGGAAGGCATTTTTCGCATTGGCTGGTGTCGTCTCGCTTGCTCTTTTTCTTTGCCATGAATGGATCCTTGCTGGGTTAAGAGAATAAAATATTGAAGAAAATGAATCTGATTATCAGGGAGATTCAATCAAGGGCTATTTTGCCTTTCTGACCCTGCATAGTCAAATTACAATTTCCAGATGGCGGTATGCAGCCCAATTGGACGCGGGCTGTGATACCTTCAACTCATGTTGCCTGAGTATAAAAAAATAAATTTTCTCCATATGCAAAAACTATCAAACAAACGCTTCATGTCCTTCCTTGAATGACTGCTAATCATTAGAACGTTTGTCAAAGCGGTATAGACCGTATTGCCGGGAGATACTTTCTGCGGTCTCAATTTCAGCTTGCCTGGGACGGCGATTGATCTCGGAGTATTTACTTTCGCTTACTTTGCCGGCGGGAAAATACTGTCCCATGATATTGACATAAGTGTTGGGAGACACCTCTCTTGCAATATAAGCCATGATGTTTTCTGTGTCTTCAAGATTGTCAGGCATTACCAGGTGTCTCAGGAGCACGCCTCTTTTTGCCAGACCGTTTTCATCCAGCAATAAATCTCCCACTTGGCGGTGCATTTCCCTTATAACAGCACGGGCAGTTTCAGGATAGTCTTTGGCTTTAAGATATTTTTGTGAACGGTCATTGTCCCAGTATTTGAAGTCGGGCATATAAATGTCTATGATGCCATCCATTAAACGCATGCTGTCCATAGAGTCATAAGCCCCGGTGTTGTAAACAAGAGGAAGTCTCAATCCCATTTGTACCGCTAAAGGCAAAGCTTCGAGGATTTGTGGGACAACATGCTCGGGTGTCACAAAATTAATATTGTGGCAGCCACGTTGTTGTAGGCTGAGCATCATGGCTGCGAGGTCTTGAGGGCTTACTTCAATGCCTTCACCATCCTGGCTGATGTCATAGTTCTGGCAAAACACGCATTTAAGATTGCAGAGGGAAAAGAAGATCGTGCCGCTTCCATTTGTACCCCTTAGGCAATCCTCTTCTCCAAAATGAGGTGCATAACTGCCAACAAGGGCATGCCGACCGGTTTTGCATACAGCCTTTTCATTTTCAAGACGGTTGATTTCGCAATCTCGTGGGCATACCATACAGTTTTCCAGATGGCGCAAGGCCTGCCGGGACCGGCGATAAAGCTCACCAGAGCGGAATAATTTCATATACGCCGGCTCGAAGCTTGCTGAAGAAATCTTGAACTGAGAATTGCTTTTCGACATCTTCTATTAATCCATAATTGTTAATTCCATTTGCTCAGTCTAACAGGAAGCGGCATCTGTGGGCATGGTTATCCATAAATTTCACGGCAAATAAAAGACGAAAATATATGTGAAATAATATGGATATCGATGGATACATGAAACTGCATGGATTTTGACAGGGGATGACCAGGGTGATACCTATTATTGATAAAAGGAGTTGACAAAAAGCATAGAACTGGATAAAGTTAATTAACTCCGAAAGCTCCCAGATAAAAATTCCCAAAAAAACCAGTCAGTACCAAGCTAATTTTTTCCGTGCTTTCGCCGTTAATCATAAGACAAACTCTGCAATTAATAAAAACACCGGACTATTATTAAATCTTCCCCGTCTTTGAACCTGAAATGTACTCCAAGGGCGTAACAATTTAAGAGAACAATCAAACCTAACCCTCCTCAAAGAAGCGACAAACCATGACCCAGATGAACATAGAAGAACTCAAGGCCAAAACCATATCAGAACTCACCAACATAGCCAAGGAACTGAAGATTCAGGGCCACAGCGGGCTTAGAAAGCAGGACCTCATTTTCAGGATTCTGGAAGCCAAGACTGAAAAGGATGGCTTGATGTTTGGTCAGGGAGTGCTGGAAATACTCCCGGATGGGTTTGGTTTTCTTAGGGCACCTACTTACAATTATCTTCCTGGGCCTGACGATATTTACGTATCGCCATCACAGATTCGTAAGTTTGACATGCGTACCGGTGATACTATTTCTGGTCAGATTCGTCCTCCCAAGGATAGCGAACGTTATTTTGCCTTATTGAAAGTTGAAGCCATCAACTTTGAGAATCCGGATAAAACGAAAGATAAAATTTTATTCGACAACCTGACACCGTTATATCCTGAGGAGCGGATCCGGTTGGAGACCCCTGGAGGTAAGGATTACAGTGCCCGCGTGATGGACCTGATGACTCCAATTGGCAAGGGGCAGCGGGGATTGATCGTTGCGCCTCCAAGAACGGGAAAAACCATGTTGTTGCAATCTGTTGCAAACAGCATCAGCACGAATTATCCGGAAGTTGCGTTGATTGTTTTACTAATTGACGAGAGGCCGGAAGAAGTGACAGACATGGAGCGCTCGGTTCGCGGTGAGGTCATCAGTTCGACTTTTGACGAGCCGGCTCAAAGGCATGTGCAGGTTGCCGAGATGGTTATTGAAAAAGCCAAGAGACTGGTCGAGCATAAAAGGGATGTCGTCATTCTGCTCGATAGTATCACCCGTTTGGCGAGGGCTTATAACGCCATAGTACCGCCAAGTGGAAAAGTCTTGTCAGGTGGTGTGGATTCGAATGCACTGCAAAGACCGAAACGTTTTTTCGGTGCCGCCCGGAATCTGGAAGAAGGCGGAAGTTTGACCATCATCGCCACGGCCCTGATTGACACGGGAAGCCGCATGGATGATGTTATCTTTGAAGAATTTAAAGGAACGGGTAACCTGGAAATTGTCCTTGATCGCAAACTGGCTGATAAGAGAACTTTTCCTTCAATCGACATCAACCGCTCTGGTACTCGAAAGGAAGAGCTTTTGCTGCCGGAGGAAGACCTCCAACGTGTTTGGTTATTGAGAAAAGTTTTGATCCCCATGGGCATCCATGATACGATGGACCTTCTCTTACAGAAGATTAAAGAAACCAAAACCAACGCCGAATTTCTGGCCACTATGAACTCCTGACGG is a window encoding:
- a CDS encoding radical SAM protein; translated protein: MSKSNSQFKISSASFEPAYMKLFRSGELYRRSRQALRHLENCMVCPRDCEINRLENEKAVCKTGRHALVGSYAPHFGEEDCLRGTNGSGTIFFSLCNLKCVFCQNYDISQDGEGIEVSPQDLAAMMLSLQQRGCHNINFVTPEHVVPQILEALPLAVQMGLRLPLVYNTGAYDSMDSMRLMDGIIDIYMPDFKYWDNDRSQKYLKAKDYPETARAVIREMHRQVGDLLLDENGLAKRGVLLRHLVMPDNLEDTENIMAYIAREVSPNTYVNIMGQYFPAGKVSESKYSEINRRPRQAEIETAESISRQYGLYRFDKRSND
- a CDS encoding 50S ribosomal protein L17 — protein: MRHLKAGRKFGRSSAHRKALFRNLVGALIQRERIQTTLAKAKELRGKVEKTITLGKRGTLHARRQAFKMVPAKDAVQKVFGPLAERYASRPGGYTRIIRIGHRKGDDAPMAFIELVDREGEAAPKAKAEAKKEAKDSKPKVTKKAEPQAKETAAKEKPKATAPKKAKADPEKKKTDFKKESK
- a CDS encoding DNA-directed RNA polymerase subunit alpha, with the translated sequence GYGVTIGNSLRRMLLSSIEGAAIVAVKFEGIFHEFSSIPGVVEDVTEIILNLKQVNLKLTGDATSKRIYIKASEPGTVCAKDISADPDIEVLNPDLPVLTIDQSTDVEIEMIVRKGRGYVPADRHNIENESVQMIPVDASFSPIEKITYHVENTRVGQSTDYDSLVMELWTNGGITPEDAVAHAAKIVKDHMQIFINFDEEPEPVQPQVDEKKQKLLTNMAKCVEELELSVRSYNCLKNANIQTIAELVQKTDGEMLKTRNFGRKSLNEIKEILEDMGLHLGMKVDEDDLKQIIQAQKKKEIDTEVDL
- a CDS encoding DNA-directed RNA polymerase subunit alpha, which translates into the protein MFTAQGIVKPKRLEFDKKNKSEFYGKLSAGPFERGYGVTIGNSLRRMLLSSIEGAAIVAVKFEGIFHEFSSIPGVV
- the rho gene encoding transcription termination factor Rho; protein product: MTQMNIEELKAKTISELTNIAKELKIQGHSGLRKQDLIFRILEAKTEKDGLMFGQGVLEILPDGFGFLRAPTYNYLPGPDDIYVSPSQIRKFDMRTGDTISGQIRPPKDSERYFALLKVEAINFENPDKTKDKILFDNLTPLYPEERIRLETPGGKDYSARVMDLMTPIGKGQRGLIVAPPRTGKTMLLQSVANSISTNYPEVALIVLLIDERPEEVTDMERSVRGEVISSTFDEPAQRHVQVAEMVIEKAKRLVEHKRDVVILLDSITRLARAYNAIVPPSGKVLSGGVDSNALQRPKRFFGAARNLEEGGSLTIIATALIDTGSRMDDVIFEEFKGTGNLEIVLDRKLADKRTFPSIDINRSGTRKEELLLPEEDLQRVWLLRKVLIPMGIHDTMDLLLQKIKETKTNAEFLATMNS
- a CDS encoding YkgJ family cysteine cluster protein; its protein translation is MAKKKSKRDDTSQCEKCLPAYCCNYFAFGIDEPEDRRDYESLLWKIAHENVSFYIYRNDWYIMIHNRCNFLMPDNKCAIYEHRPYMCREHSTESCEYTGDDYGFTEHFKSYDDLLKYIKENTNYRFKQDPTGVPPNCL
- the rpsD gene encoding 30S ribosomal protein S4, with product MARYTGSVCRLCRREGIKLYLKGSRCETAKCAIEKRAYPPGQHGQGRKKFSEYGVQLREKQKVKRIYGVLEKQFRNYFFAADKKKGITGENLLQNLELRMDNVIYRMGLASSRSTARQLVRHGHFTVNGKKVNIPSYSLGQGDTIAVNPNKEKKAPVKNAIENIKDKTLPDWLSFDVDSKQGIVQALPTREHVTMPIEEQLIVELYSR